From Cannabis sativa cultivar Pink pepper isolate KNU-18-1 chromosome 8, ASM2916894v1, whole genome shotgun sequence, a single genomic window includes:
- the LOC115698745 gene encoding ankyrin repeat-containing protein At5g02620 → MASSTLLIGEPDSNSTTGMDSMVFQAAANGEIQVLKNIVVNNQLCLDQLLTPEKNTVVHVNIIASKSSTMSFLEGILEMCPQLLLQTNSRGETPLHLAARYGHDLIVEFLINRAKLLERSDLEKATLGVDGHGMMRQRNKEMDTALHEAVRFNHLKVVRILTKQDPHFTHLANEAGETPLYMAVEAEYLDLVDEILNNCSSPPTTGPYGRNVLHAAIITENTGLTRKILENILDLTKHADKDSLIPLHYAVMPTPSNNLEIVKMLLEKDESSAYFKDKNGTTALHMAASNPFGGYEIVKEILSRCPDSYEVVDDEGKNLLHYAVRKQSPSTLKLILDHSSLLNNYLLNRKDNEGNTPLLHVFATSTKYTEKNFEALMSHPKVNKMLFNQQNKNIHDIAHDLYNVHYHEFNKRELSKIFKENPTIKSCLRKSISKDDKQILTDTEKRKLEQKEKLRTRIANYRESTLVAAALIATVTFTAGLTLPGGYISDDNKVGHGQQQGSAVLRNNAAFQAFMVTDAIALVLSITAVFINLLLTIASSGDERANKEFVSNYNMSMNLTILALGFMMIAFVTGTYAVLSLSKALAIFICVIGLSFFVLLFFITKSKFKRFDFTNIRKLKPIIMLG, encoded by the exons atggcTTCAAGTACCTTGCTTATTGGTGAGCCTGATTCTAACAGCACTACAGGCATGGATTCCATGGTGTTCCAAGCTGCAGCCAATGGAGAAATCCAAGTGTTGAAGAATATTGTAGTCAACAACCAACTCTGCCTTGACCAATTATTGACCCCAGAAAAGAATACAGTTGTCCATGTCAATATCATTGCTTCAAAAAGTAGTACAATGTCCTTCTTGGAAGGGATATTGGAGATGTGTCCACAACTGTTGTTGCAAACCAATTCAAGAGGAGAGACTCCTTTACACTTGGCAGCAAGGTACGGCCATGATCTTATTGTTGAGTTTCTTATTAATCGTGCTAAACTGCTTGAAAGGTCCGATCTTGAGAAGGCCACCTTAGGTGTGGATGGTCATGGTATGATGAGGCAGAGAAACAAGGAAATGGACACTGCTTTGCACGAGGCTGTGAGGTTCAACCATCTTAAGGTTGTAAGGATTTTGACTAAACAAGACCCTCATTTCACACATTTGGCTAATGAAGCAGGAGAAACACCACTTTACATGGCTGTGGAGGCAGAGTACTTGGATTTGGTTGATGAAATACTAAACAATTGCTCCTCACCACCCACTACTGGCCCTTATGGCAGAAATGTACTCCATGCTGCAATTATAACTGAAAACACAG GTCTAACAAGAAAGATTTTGGAGAACATATTAGATCTGACCAAACACGCAGATAAGGATAGTTTGATTCCTCTGCATTATGCTGTGATGCCTACTCCGAGTAATAATTTGGAGATTGTGAAGATGTTGTTAGAAAAGGATGAAAGCAGTGCCTATTTCAAAGATAAAAATGGCACTACAGCTCTTCACATGGCAGCTTCTAACCCTTTTGGAGGTTATGAAATAGTGAAGGAAATTCTTTCGAGGTGTCCAGATAGCTATGAAGTTGTTGATGATGAAGGCAAGAACTTGCTACACTATGCTGTGAGGAAACAATCTCCTTCCACATTAAAACTCATATTAGATCATTCTTCACTACTCAATAATTACCTTTTAAATAGAAAAGATAATGAAGGAAATACCCCATTGCTTCATGTGTTTGCCACTTCAACAAAATATACAGAAAAGAATTTTGAAGCTTTGATGTCCCACCCAAAAGTGAATAAGATGTTATTCAaccaacaaaacaaaaatattcaTGACATAGCCCATGATCTCTATAATGTTCATTACCATGAATTCAACAAG AGAGAATTATCAAAAATCTTCAAAGAAAACCCCACAATAAAGAGCTGTTTGAGAAAGTCAATTTCCAAAGACGACAAACAAATATTGACCGATACTGAGAAGAGAAAGCTTgagcaaaaagaaaaattaaggaCTAGAATCGCAAACTACAGAGAGTCTACTTTGGTTGCGGCTGCATTGATTGCGACGGTGACATTCACAGCAGGACTTACATTACCGGGAGGTTACATAAGCGACGATAATAAGGTTGGACATGGACAACAACAAGGTAGTGCTGTTCTTAGGAATAATGCAGCATTTCAAGCCTTCATGGTGACAGACGCAATAGCCTTGGTCCTTTCTATTACGGCTGTTTTTATCAACCTCTTGCTTACTATAGCATCTTCTGGTGATGAACGTGCAAATAAGGAGTTTGTATCTAACTACAACATGTCTATGAATTTAACAATATTGGCCTTGGGATTCATGATGATAGCATTTGTTACTGGCACCTATGCAGTATTGTCACTTTCCAAAGCTCTTGCCATCTTCATTTGTGTGATTGGATTGTCTTTCTTTGTTCTCCTCTTTTTCATAacaaaatctaaatttaaaagatTTGATTTCACTAATATTAGAAAGCTTAAACCCATCATTATGTTGGGTTAA
- the LOC115701281 gene encoding thioredoxin-like 3-1, chloroplastic isoform X1 — MSVLPAATSHILCREFHQKHHSTQFWSNGCGLILPKNSGFLVDLKNRDWKKISRRDLRAEAFWTNLSGPTTVEMEPINDSDHLDQILAHATEISQPILIDWMASWCRKCIYLKPKLEKLGAEYDNMVKFYCVDVNKVPQALVKRGNIQKMPTIQLWKDGEMKEEVIGGHKAWLVIDEVREMINKYV, encoded by the exons ATGTCTGTTCTGCCTGCTGCGACTTCTCATATTTTATGCAGAGAATTCCATCAAAAACATCACAGTACCCAGTTTTGGAGTAACGGGTGTGGCTTGATTTTGCCAAAAAATTCTGGGTTTTTGGTTGATTTGAAAAACAGAGACTGGAAGAAAATTTCAAGGAGGGATTTGAGAGCAGAGGCGTTTTGGACCAATCTGTCCGGACCCACCACCGTTGAAATGGAACCCATTAACGATTCTGATCACCTTGATCAGATTCTAGCTCATGCAACAGAAATTTCTCAGCCTATTCTCATCGATTG GATGGCTTCTTGGTGCCGGAAATGCATATATTTGAAACCAAAGTTAGAGAAATTGGGTGCTGAATATGATAACAT GGTCAAATTCTATTGCGTGGATGTCAATAAGGTACCTCAAGCTTTGGTGAAGCGTGGAAACATACAA AAAATGCCAACCATTCAG TTATGGAAAGATGGTGAGATGAAAGAAGAAGTTATTGGAGGACATAAAGCATGGCTCGTGATTGATGAAGTGAGAGAAATGATCAACAAATATGTGTAA
- the LOC115701281 gene encoding thioredoxin-like 3-1, chloroplastic isoform X2: MSVLPAATSHILCREFHQKHHSTQFWSNGCGLILPKNSGFLVDLKNRDWKKISRRDLRAEAFWTNLSGPTTVEMEPINDSDHLDQILAHATEISQPILIDWMASWCRKCIYLKPKLEKLGAEYDNMVKFYCVDVNKVPQALVKRGNIQLWKDGEMKEEVIGGHKAWLVIDEVREMINKYV, translated from the exons ATGTCTGTTCTGCCTGCTGCGACTTCTCATATTTTATGCAGAGAATTCCATCAAAAACATCACAGTACCCAGTTTTGGAGTAACGGGTGTGGCTTGATTTTGCCAAAAAATTCTGGGTTTTTGGTTGATTTGAAAAACAGAGACTGGAAGAAAATTTCAAGGAGGGATTTGAGAGCAGAGGCGTTTTGGACCAATCTGTCCGGACCCACCACCGTTGAAATGGAACCCATTAACGATTCTGATCACCTTGATCAGATTCTAGCTCATGCAACAGAAATTTCTCAGCCTATTCTCATCGATTG GATGGCTTCTTGGTGCCGGAAATGCATATATTTGAAACCAAAGTTAGAGAAATTGGGTGCTGAATATGATAACAT GGTCAAATTCTATTGCGTGGATGTCAATAAGGTACCTCAAGCTTTGGTGAAGCGTGGAAACATACAA TTATGGAAAGATGGTGAGATGAAAGAAGAAGTTATTGGAGGACATAAAGCATGGCTCGTGATTGATGAAGTGAGAGAAATGATCAACAAATATGTGTAA